GAGATAAATTCTACATTATGCCAACAGCTCAGGACCACAAACGTGCCTACGATGGCGACAAGGGACCTAACACTGGTGGGATGGGTGCCTATGCGCCAGTTCCTCACTTGCCACAGAGCGTAGTTGACAGAGCGGTTGACACCATTGTCAAGCCAGTTCTTGAAGGTATGATTAAAGAAGACCGTCCGTACCTTGGTGTCCTTTACGCGGGGCTTATCTTGACAGCTGACGGACCGAAAGTCATCGAGTTTAACGCTCGCTTCGGCGATCCTGAAACGCAAATCATCTTGCCTCGTTTGACTTCTGATTTTGCGCAAAATATCACTGACATTTTGGATGGCAAAGAGCCAGCTATTACTTGGACGGATAAGGGTGTGACACTGGGCGTGGTTGTAGCTTCAAATGGCTACCCACTCGCTTATGAGAAAGGTGTCAAGCTTCCTACCAAGACAGAAGGCGATATCATCACTTACTATGCCGGTGCCAAAATCGCTGAAAATGGCCAAGACCTTCTCTCAAACGGTGGACGTGTCTACATGCTGGTTACCACAGCAGATACCGTCAAAGATGGCCAAAATATCATCTACAACGAACTCAACAAACAAAACACAGAAGGCCTCTTCTACCGTACGGATATCGGTAGCAAGGCGAATAAATAAAACTCTTTGAAAACCTTCGATTGACTGTGTTAAAGCTCCTTGATGAACTTTAGTTCTATCTTCGTCGCTTTGCCTTGTCACTCTATGATTTTCTTTGAGTTTTCGAATATCAATGCTATTTTAGGCGACGAAGTCGCCAATCCGATAATGGTCGCCGTGGTGAAAAGACCAGAACAGCATCTGTTCTGGTCGGGGGAAACTTTGAGACTTTAGTCTCAAAGTTTAGGAATGAAACCGAAGGTTTGCTTCCGTCCCCACCACCTAAGACCATTATCAAAAAAGAAAAGGAAAAATTATGACTAAACCAGTAATTTCCATTATCATGGGCTCAAAATCCGACTGGGCAACCATGCAAAAAGCTGCTGAAGTTCTCGACAACTTCGGCGTCGCTTACGAAAAGAAAGTTGTTTCCGCACACCGTACACCGGACCTCATGTTCAAACATGCGGAAGAAGCACGTAGCCGTGGCATCAAGGTCATCATCGCAGGTGCTGGTGGCGCTGCTCACTTGCCAGGGATGGTTGCTGCTAAAACAACCCTTCCAGTCATCGGTGTGCCAGTCAAATCACGTGCCCTTAGCGGTGTAGATTCGCTCTATTCTATCGTTCAGATGCCGGGTGGTGTACCTGTCGCAACCATGGCTATCGGTGAAGCGGGTGCGACTAACGCTGCCCTCTTTGCCCTCCGTCTCCTATCAGTAGAAGACAAGACCATTGCGGATGCGCTTGCTAACTTTGCTGAAGAACAAGGAAAAATCGCAGAGGAGTCTACAAATGAGCTCAACTAAAACCATTGGTATCATCGGTGGTGGCCAGCTCGGTCAGATGATGGCTATCTCAGCTATCTACATGGGCCACAAGGTTATCACCCTTGATCCTGCAGCAGATTGTCCATCTTCTCGTGTGTCTGAGGTTATCGTGGCACCCTACGATGACGTAGATGCCCTTCGTCAGTTGGCGGACCGCTGTGATGTT
The DNA window shown above is from Streptococcus salivarius and carries:
- the purE gene encoding 5-(carboxyamino)imidazole ribonucleotide mutase, translating into MTKPVISIIMGSKSDWATMQKAAEVLDNFGVAYEKKVVSAHRTPDLMFKHAEEARSRGIKVIIAGAGGAAHLPGMVAAKTTLPVIGVPVKSRALSGVDSLYSIVQMPGGVPVATMAIGEAGATNAALFALRLLSVEDKTIADALANFAEEQGKIAEESTNELN
- the purD gene encoding phosphoribosylamine--glycine ligase, with the protein product MKLLVVGSGGREHAIAKKLLESKDVEQVFVAPGNDGMTLDGLDLINIGISEHSKLIDFVKANDIAWTFIGPDDALAAGIVDDFNAVGLKAFGPTKAAAELEWSKDFAKEIMVKYDVPTAAYGTFSDFEEAKAYIEEKGAPIVVKADGLALGKGVVVAETVEQAVEAAHEMLLDNKFGDSGARVVIEEFLDGEEFSLFAFVNGDKFYIMPTAQDHKRAYDGDKGPNTGGMGAYAPVPHLPQSVVDRAVDTIVKPVLEGMIKEDRPYLGVLYAGLILTADGPKVIEFNARFGDPETQIILPRLTSDFAQNITDILDGKEPAITWTDKGVTLGVVVASNGYPLAYEKGVKLPTKTEGDIITYYAGAKIAENGQDLLSNGGRVYMLVTTADTVKDGQNIIYNELNKQNTEGLFYRTDIGSKANK